From Solwaraspora sp. WMMD1047, the proteins below share one genomic window:
- a CDS encoding replication-associated recombination protein A — MRTAPPAGGVGNGLTPATADSPLPVRMRPASLDELVGQDHLLAPGAPLRQLVTGTAPMSVILWGPPGSGKTTIAHLVAGATDRRFVAMSALTAGVKDVRAVIDTARQQRRAGGRPTVLFIDEVHRFSKTQQDALLAAVEDRTVTLLAATTENPYFSVISPLLSRCVLLTLQPLGDDAVRGLLRRAISDERGLAGALTLADDAEDHLVRLAAGDVRKALTALEAAAGSAAARGGGVIDLATAEQAVDVAAVRYDRDGDAHYDVTSAFIKSMRGSDVDAALHWLARMLVAGEDARFIARRIVIFASEDIGMADPTALTVATAAAHAVEYVGLPEVQLNLAQAVIHMATAPKSNSATRAIGAAISDVRAGRGAGVPRALRDAHYSGARGLGHGTGYRYPHDDQRGVVTQQYAPDDLVGVDYYQPSGHGAERAVAGRLPVLRGIVRGGRAAQSTVEGGAADGGATVNGGISAAGKDQQ, encoded by the coding sequence GTGCGCACCGCACCCCCGGCCGGTGGCGTCGGGAACGGCCTGACGCCGGCCACGGCCGACTCCCCGCTGCCGGTCCGGATGCGACCGGCGTCCCTGGACGAACTGGTCGGGCAGGACCACCTGCTGGCCCCGGGCGCGCCGCTGCGGCAGCTGGTGACCGGCACCGCGCCGATGTCGGTGATCCTGTGGGGGCCGCCCGGCAGCGGCAAGACCACGATCGCGCACCTGGTGGCGGGCGCGACGGACCGCCGGTTCGTCGCGATGTCGGCGCTGACCGCCGGGGTCAAGGACGTCCGCGCGGTGATCGACACCGCCCGCCAGCAGCGGCGGGCCGGTGGCCGGCCGACGGTGCTCTTCATCGACGAGGTGCACCGGTTCAGCAAGACCCAGCAGGACGCGCTGCTGGCCGCGGTCGAGGATCGGACCGTCACGCTGCTGGCCGCGACCACCGAGAATCCGTACTTTTCGGTCATTTCGCCGCTGTTGTCCCGCTGTGTCCTGTTGACCCTGCAGCCGCTCGGCGACGACGCCGTCCGCGGTCTGCTGCGTCGCGCGATCTCCGACGAGCGCGGCCTGGCCGGCGCGCTCACCCTCGCCGACGACGCGGAAGACCACCTGGTACGCCTCGCGGCCGGCGACGTCCGCAAGGCGTTGACCGCGCTGGAGGCGGCGGCCGGCTCGGCCGCGGCCCGGGGCGGCGGCGTGATCGACCTGGCCACCGCCGAGCAGGCCGTCGACGTGGCGGCGGTGCGCTACGACCGGGACGGCGACGCCCACTACGACGTGACGAGCGCCTTCATCAAGAGCATGCGGGGCTCCGACGTCGACGCGGCGCTGCACTGGCTGGCCCGGATGCTGGTGGCCGGCGAGGACGCCCGGTTCATCGCCCGCCGGATCGTCATCTTCGCCAGCGAGGACATCGGGATGGCCGACCCGACCGCGCTGACGGTGGCCACCGCGGCCGCCCACGCCGTCGAGTACGTCGGCCTGCCCGAGGTGCAGCTCAACCTGGCCCAGGCCGTGATCCACATGGCCACCGCGCCCAAGTCGAACTCGGCCACCCGGGCGATCGGGGCGGCCATCAGTGACGTCCGGGCCGGTCGGGGCGCCGGGGTGCCCCGGGCGCTGCGGGACGCGCACTACTCCGGTGCCCGTGGCCTCGGCCACGGCACCGGCTACCGCTATCCACACGACGACCAGCGGGGCGTCGTGACCCAGCAGTACGCGCCGGACGACCTGGTGGGGGTCGACTATTACCAGCCCAGCGGCCACGGTGCCGAACGGGCGGTGGCCGGCCGGCTGCCGGTACTGCGCGGCATCGTCCGGGGTGGGCGGGCCGCGCAGAGCACGGTCGAGGGGGGCGCCGCCGACGGCGGTGCGACAGTCAACGGCGGCATCTCGGCCGCCGGGAAGGATCAACAGTGA
- a CDS encoding DUF948 domain-containing protein, with product MNPGQIAALVAAGAFLMLVIVLAVPILRLRHTVDAATRAINDLNDQAGPILGNVNTTVANVNTALEQVHTSLDGVNIQLAKIDTMTGHAQNVTANVANLATVVSAAAANPLVKVAAFGYGVRRAAAARRHAETEREVRTTLKQQRRASRRGNR from the coding sequence GTGAACCCTGGACAGATCGCCGCGCTCGTCGCGGCCGGCGCGTTCCTGATGCTGGTGATCGTGCTGGCCGTGCCCATCCTGCGACTGCGGCACACCGTCGACGCGGCGACCCGGGCCATCAACGACCTGAACGACCAGGCGGGGCCGATCCTCGGCAACGTCAACACCACCGTGGCGAACGTGAACACCGCGCTGGAGCAGGTGCACACCTCGCTGGACGGGGTGAACATCCAGCTGGCCAAGATCGACACGATGACCGGCCACGCGCAGAACGTCACCGCGAACGTCGCGAACCTCGCCACCGTGGTCTCGGCCGCGGCGGCGAATCCGCTGGTCAAGGTCGCCGCCTTCGGGTACGGCGTGCGCCGGGCGGCAGCCGCCCGCCGGCACGCCGAGACCGAGCGCGAGGTCCGGACCACACTCAAGCAGCAGCGCCGGGCGAGCCGGCGCGGCAACCGCTGA
- the alaS gene encoding alanine--tRNA ligase — translation MKTAEIKRRFLAHFEANGHAVVPSAPLPAISDPNLLFINAGMVQFVPYFLGQRTPPWQRAASVQKCIRTPDIDEVGKTSRHGTFFQMNGNFSFGDYFKAGAIPLAWELSTKPVEQGGFGLDPERIWATVYLDDDEGFEIWRQTGVPVERIVRRGKKDNFWSMGIPGPAGPCSELYYDRGPAYGPDGGPEVDEDRYLEYWNLVFMQFEITDVVDKETFRIVGDLPAKNIDTGMGLERIASILQGVDNLYEIDEVRPILDRAAELTGKRYGSRSGHAAHESHPDDVRLRVIADHVRTSLMLIGDGVTPGNEGRGYVLRRIMRRAIRAMRLLGWQDRALPELLPVARDCMSPSYPELATDFDRISQYAYAEEEAFLSTLRAGTTILDTALAQTRSSGGAALSGEKAFQLHDTYGFPIDLTLEIAAEQGLTVDEDGFRRLMADQRSRAKADARARKTGHTDVSAYRSVLDDGGPVEFTGYTEVSRESRVRALLDGTGGALAAAGEGDLVELVLDATPFYAEGGGQQPDQGLITVGGGQLEILDVQQPVPGLIVHKARVLRGEVRSGEGGLAEIDITRRRAISRSHTATHLVHQTMRNFLGESATQAGSLNAPGRLRFDFNTPTGVAPSVLVDVEQQVNEVLLADLEVHAFITSQEEARRLGAMALFGEKYGDEVRVVEVGDYARELCGGTHVARSGQLGLVKILSESSIGSGVRRVEALVGIDAFRFLAKEHLLVSRLAELYRVPTDQVADRVEQTVTQLRDAEKELEKLRAQLVLGGAAALAAQARDVRGVAYVGTEAPEGAGGNDVRTLAQEIRGKVDPARPAVVAVAARSGGKASLVVALNAAAKARGLSAADLVKGALSGRGGGNADLAQGGGLPAAEAPNLLTAVEKALADA, via the coding sequence ATGAAGACGGCGGAGATCAAGCGGCGGTTCCTCGCGCATTTCGAGGCCAACGGCCATGCCGTGGTGCCGTCCGCTCCGCTGCCCGCCATCTCTGATCCGAACCTGTTGTTCATCAACGCGGGCATGGTTCAGTTCGTGCCGTACTTCCTCGGCCAGCGCACCCCGCCGTGGCAGCGGGCCGCGAGCGTGCAGAAGTGCATCCGGACGCCGGACATCGACGAGGTGGGCAAGACCAGCCGGCACGGCACGTTCTTCCAGATGAACGGCAACTTCTCCTTCGGCGACTACTTCAAGGCGGGCGCCATCCCGCTGGCCTGGGAGCTGTCCACCAAGCCGGTGGAGCAGGGCGGCTTCGGGCTGGATCCGGAGCGGATCTGGGCGACCGTCTACCTCGACGACGACGAGGGATTCGAGATCTGGCGGCAGACCGGGGTGCCGGTCGAGCGGATCGTGCGCCGGGGTAAGAAGGACAACTTCTGGTCGATGGGGATTCCCGGTCCGGCCGGCCCCTGCTCGGAGCTCTACTACGACCGTGGCCCGGCGTACGGGCCGGACGGCGGCCCCGAGGTCGACGAGGACCGCTACCTGGAGTACTGGAACCTCGTCTTCATGCAGTTCGAGATCACCGATGTGGTCGACAAGGAGACCTTCCGAATCGTCGGGGACCTGCCGGCGAAGAACATCGACACCGGCATGGGCCTGGAGCGGATCGCCTCGATCCTGCAGGGCGTCGACAACCTCTACGAGATCGACGAGGTGCGGCCGATCCTGGACCGGGCGGCGGAGCTGACCGGCAAGCGGTACGGCTCGCGGTCCGGGCACGCGGCGCACGAGTCGCACCCGGACGACGTACGGCTGCGGGTGATCGCCGACCACGTCCGCACCTCGCTGATGCTGATCGGGGACGGGGTGACCCCGGGCAACGAGGGCCGCGGCTACGTGCTGCGGAGGATCATGCGGCGGGCGATCCGGGCGATGCGGCTGCTCGGCTGGCAGGACCGGGCGCTGCCCGAGCTGCTGCCGGTGGCCCGGGACTGCATGTCGCCGTCGTACCCGGAGCTGGCGACCGACTTCGACCGGATCTCGCAGTACGCGTACGCGGAGGAGGAGGCGTTCCTGTCCACGCTGCGGGCCGGCACCACGATCCTCGACACCGCGCTCGCGCAGACCCGCTCGTCCGGCGGCGCGGCGCTGTCGGGGGAGAAGGCGTTCCAGCTGCACGACACGTACGGCTTCCCGATCGACCTGACCCTGGAGATCGCCGCCGAGCAGGGCCTCACGGTGGACGAGGACGGCTTCCGGCGGCTGATGGCCGACCAGCGGTCCCGGGCCAAGGCCGACGCGCGGGCGCGCAAGACCGGCCACACCGACGTGTCGGCGTACCGGTCGGTGCTCGACGACGGCGGACCGGTGGAGTTCACCGGCTACACCGAGGTCTCCCGCGAGTCCCGGGTCCGGGCGCTGCTCGACGGCACCGGCGGGGCGCTCGCCGCGGCCGGCGAGGGCGACCTGGTGGAGCTGGTGCTGGACGCCACCCCGTTCTACGCCGAGGGCGGCGGCCAGCAGCCGGACCAGGGTCTGATCACCGTCGGCGGTGGCCAGCTGGAGATCCTGGACGTGCAGCAGCCCGTGCCGGGGCTGATCGTGCACAAGGCCCGGGTGCTGCGCGGCGAGGTGCGCAGCGGAGAGGGCGGGCTGGCGGAGATCGACATCACCCGGCGGCGGGCGATCTCCCGGTCGCACACCGCCACCCACCTGGTCCACCAGACGATGCGCAACTTCCTCGGCGAGTCCGCCACCCAGGCCGGGTCGCTGAACGCGCCGGGCCGGCTGCGGTTCGACTTCAACACCCCGACCGGGGTGGCGCCGAGCGTGCTCGTCGACGTGGAGCAGCAGGTGAACGAGGTGCTCCTGGCCGACCTGGAGGTGCACGCGTTCATCACCTCGCAGGAAGAGGCCCGCCGGCTCGGTGCGATGGCGCTCTTCGGCGAGAAGTACGGCGACGAGGTGCGGGTCGTCGAGGTCGGCGACTACGCCCGGGAGCTGTGCGGCGGCACCCACGTGGCGCGCTCCGGCCAGCTCGGCCTGGTGAAGATCCTCTCCGAGTCGTCGATCGGCTCGGGCGTGCGCCGGGTCGAGGCGCTGGTCGGCATCGACGCGTTCCGGTTCCTGGCCAAGGAGCACCTGCTGGTGTCCCGGCTGGCGGAGCTGTACCGGGTCCCCACCGACCAGGTGGCCGACCGGGTGGAGCAGACCGTGACCCAGCTGCGCGACGCCGAGAAGGAGCTGGAGAAGCTGCGCGCCCAGCTGGTGCTGGGTGGGGCGGCGGCGCTGGCGGCGCAGGCCCGGGACGTGCGCGGGGTGGCCTACGTCGGCACCGAGGCGCCGGAGGGTGCCGGCGGCAACGACGTACGGACCCTCGCGCAGGAGATCCGGGGCAAGGTCGACCCGGCCCGGCCGGCGGTGGTGGCGGTGGCCGCCCGCTCCGGCGGCAAGGCGTCGCTGGTGGTCGCGCTCAACGCGGCGGCGAAGGCGCGGGGGCTGTCGGCGGCCGATCTGGTCAAGGGCGCGCTCTCCGGTCGGGGCGGCGGCAACGCCGATCTGGCGCAGGGCGGCGGGCTGCCGGCGGCGGAGGCGCCGAACCTGTTGACCGCGGTCGAGAAGGCGCTTGCCGACGCGTGA
- the ruvX gene encoding Holliday junction resolvase RuvX — translation MSDFSRGVRLGVDVGQVRVGVAVSDPDGILATPLVTLARDVTTVNEGIPADISELARLVEFHAAVEVAVGLPVNLAGRHGPAATQVSAYARRLAEVIAPVRVSLVDERMSTVVASRRLSERGVRGRRQRAVVDQAAAVEILQSWLDAQRRRT, via the coding sequence ATGAGTGACTTCTCACGAGGCGTACGGCTCGGCGTCGATGTCGGCCAGGTCCGGGTCGGGGTGGCTGTCTCGGACCCGGACGGCATCCTGGCCACCCCGTTGGTGACCCTGGCCCGCGACGTTACGACCGTAAATGAGGGGATTCCGGCTGATATCTCGGAACTCGCGCGTCTCGTTGAATTCCACGCAGCCGTCGAGGTGGCGGTCGGCCTGCCGGTCAACCTGGCCGGCCGACACGGCCCGGCGGCCACCCAGGTCAGCGCGTATGCCAGACGTTTGGCCGAGGTCATCGCACCAGTGCGGGTGAGTTTGGTGGACGAGAGGATGTCGACGGTGGTGGCTAGTCGTAGGCTGTCCGAGCGAGGCGTCCGGGGAAGGCGCCAACGCGCCGTGGTCGATCAGGCGGCCGCGGTGGAGATCCTGCAGAGCTGGCTGGACGCGCAGCGGAGGCGGACCTAG
- the mltG gene encoding endolytic transglycosylase MltG has protein sequence MIDELELAFDEREEKGRRRHRGTRRRKSGGRGKTVVSLLMAFVLLGVLGGAAWYGFDRVQGMFSAPDYDGGGTGEVTIEVKAGDTATEIGNTLVTAGVVKSAKAFINAAQENSLSQNIQPGFYIVRKEMSADTALSMLLDLKNKVSNRVTIPEGRTTKQVLKLLSEATEIPLAEFEQAAKDPIALGVPEFWFNRTDGKKAAGSVEGFLYPDTYDLEPNVTAESLLELMVQNFLSVAEEMKFVERVEAERGGVSPYEALIVASLAQAEAGIPEDLGKVARVAYNRVYSGDFFCGCLEMDVTVNYWLEATGKPTKSSGEMTAAELDNPKNPYNRKLEGMIPGPINNPGKLAMEAAMDPPAGKWLFFVAIEKNGKSAFAETNAEHEQNVQKARENGVL, from the coding sequence ATGATCGACGAACTTGAGCTCGCGTTCGACGAGCGCGAGGAGAAGGGGCGGCGGCGCCACCGCGGCACCCGACGGCGGAAGTCCGGCGGGCGGGGCAAGACCGTCGTGTCACTGCTCATGGCGTTCGTCCTGCTCGGGGTCCTTGGCGGCGCCGCCTGGTACGGCTTCGACCGGGTGCAGGGGATGTTCTCCGCGCCCGACTACGACGGCGGCGGCACGGGCGAGGTGACCATCGAGGTCAAGGCCGGCGACACCGCCACCGAGATCGGCAACACCCTGGTCACCGCCGGGGTGGTCAAGAGCGCGAAGGCGTTCATCAACGCCGCCCAGGAGAACTCGCTCAGCCAGAACATCCAGCCCGGCTTCTACATCGTCCGCAAGGAGATGTCGGCCGACACGGCGTTGTCGATGCTGCTGGACCTGAAGAACAAGGTCTCCAACCGGGTCACCATCCCGGAGGGGCGCACCACCAAACAGGTGCTGAAACTGCTCTCCGAGGCGACCGAGATCCCGCTGGCGGAGTTCGAGCAGGCGGCGAAGGACCCGATCGCGCTCGGCGTGCCGGAGTTCTGGTTCAACCGCACCGACGGCAAGAAGGCCGCCGGGTCGGTCGAGGGCTTCCTCTACCCGGACACCTACGACCTGGAACCGAACGTCACCGCCGAGAGCCTGCTCGAGCTGATGGTGCAGAACTTCCTCAGCGTGGCCGAGGAGATGAAGTTCGTCGAGCGGGTGGAGGCCGAACGCGGCGGGGTCTCCCCGTACGAGGCGCTCATCGTCGCCTCGCTGGCGCAGGCCGAGGCCGGCATCCCCGAGGACCTCGGCAAGGTGGCCCGGGTCGCCTACAACCGGGTCTACAGCGGCGACTTCTTCTGTGGATGCCTGGAGATGGACGTCACGGTCAACTACTGGCTGGAGGCGACCGGCAAGCCGACCAAGTCGTCGGGGGAGATGACAGCCGCGGAGCTGGACAACCCGAAGAACCCGTACAACCGCAAGCTCGAGGGGATGATCCCCGGCCCGATCAACAACCCGGGCAAGCTGGCCATGGAGGCGGCCATGGACCCGCCGGCGGGCAAGTGGCTGTTCTTCGTGGCGATCGAGAAGAACGGCAAGTCGGCCTTTGCCGAGACCAACGCCGAACACGAGCAGAACGTCCAGAAGGCGAGAGAGAACGGTGTGCTCTGA
- a CDS encoding shikimate dehydrogenase: MPAPRRAAVLGKPIGHSLSPVIHNAGYGAAGLTGWSYTAVECAEAELPDLVAGLGPEWAGLSLTMPLKEVALTVATEVAPVAAAVGAANTLVRRPDGSWFADNTDVTGMVAVLTEAGVRPGARFALLGAGGTARAALAAAARLRAERVSICVRRRAAGLDLAGVADGLGLCTEVLDWADAATLAGAEVLISTVPRGAADQLADAAIFTRPETVLFDVVYVPWPTPLAAVAAAAGCPVVSGLDLLLAQAVGQFEQFTGVPAPVPAMSAALAAATRPPD; the protein is encoded by the coding sequence CTGCCGGCCCCGCGCCGGGCCGCGGTGCTGGGCAAGCCGATCGGCCACTCGCTCTCCCCGGTGATCCACAACGCCGGGTACGGGGCGGCCGGGCTGACCGGCTGGTCGTACACGGCGGTGGAGTGCGCGGAGGCCGAGCTGCCGGACCTGGTGGCCGGCCTCGGCCCCGAGTGGGCCGGCCTGTCGCTGACCATGCCGCTGAAGGAGGTGGCGCTCACGGTCGCCACCGAGGTGGCGCCCGTCGCGGCGGCGGTCGGTGCCGCCAACACCCTGGTCCGCCGGCCGGACGGCTCCTGGTTCGCCGACAACACCGACGTCACCGGCATGGTGGCCGTGCTGACCGAGGCCGGGGTCCGTCCCGGGGCACGGTTCGCGCTGCTCGGGGCCGGCGGGACGGCCCGCGCGGCACTGGCCGCCGCCGCCCGGTTGCGTGCCGAGCGGGTCTCCATCTGTGTCCGCCGTCGAGCGGCCGGCCTGGACCTGGCCGGGGTGGCCGACGGGCTGGGGTTGTGCACCGAGGTCCTGGACTGGGCGGACGCGGCGACGCTCGCCGGTGCCGAGGTGTTGATCTCCACGGTGCCCCGGGGGGCGGCCGATCAGTTGGCCGACGCGGCGATCTTCACCCGCCCGGAGACGGTGCTCTTCGACGTGGTCTACGTACCCTGGCCGACCCCGCTGGCGGCGGTGGCCGCCGCGGCCGGCTGCCCGGTGGTTTCCGGCCTCGATCTGCTGCTGGCCCAGGCGGTCGGCCAGTTCGAGCAGTTCACCGGCGTCCCCGCCCCGGTGCCGGCGATGTCGGCCGCCCTCGCGGCGGCGACCCGCCCACCCGACTGA
- a CDS encoding multidrug effflux MFS transporter gives MPYTPGRGAPDLAPSAAGRTVDRAPGQPPSRPASAPEGRRAALTLLVLLGSLTAIGPLSLDMYLPAFPEMTVEFGATETRIQLSLTSCLVGIALGQFVTGPLSDRWGRRTPVLLGLAGYAVFSLLCAFAPSPETLTGLRLAQGFTGGMGVVVARAVVRDRYAGTAAAKYFSRLTLVFGVAPIAAPAFGSLVLRFASWRGVFVALTVIGVGLAAAAAWRLPETLPRTRRSRGGLAATAATMRTVLADPGFVGYALTQGLAFAGLFAYISGSSFVFQEVFDVPDGTYSLIFGLNAVGLIALGQLNARLLDRFPPRTLLTATLVAGLLAAAALIGAALIGSLVLFAVALFGYVATIGMVMPNGTALALEAHAGRAGTAAALLGAFQSMIGALAAPLVGLGGSGNALPMAVVVCGCAAASLLGALTLTRRRVAT, from the coding sequence GTGCCGTACACGCCAGGTCGGGGCGCGCCCGACCTGGCGCCGTCGGCGGCCGGCCGGACCGTGGACCGGGCACCCGGGCAGCCACCGTCGCGCCCGGCCAGCGCACCCGAAGGGCGCCGGGCGGCACTGACCCTGCTGGTCCTGCTCGGTTCGCTCACCGCCATCGGTCCGCTCTCGCTGGACATGTACCTGCCGGCGTTCCCCGAGATGACCGTCGAGTTCGGCGCCACCGAGACCCGGATCCAGCTCTCCCTCACCAGTTGCCTGGTCGGCATCGCCCTCGGCCAGTTCGTCACCGGGCCGCTCAGCGACCGTTGGGGCCGCCGCACGCCGGTGCTGCTCGGCCTCGCCGGGTACGCCGTCTTCTCGCTGCTCTGCGCGTTCGCGCCGAGCCCGGAGACGCTCACCGGGCTGCGGCTGGCGCAGGGCTTCACCGGCGGGATGGGGGTGGTCGTCGCCCGTGCCGTCGTCCGCGACCGCTACGCCGGCACCGCCGCCGCGAAGTACTTCTCCCGGCTGACCCTGGTGTTCGGGGTGGCACCGATCGCCGCGCCCGCCTTCGGCAGCCTGGTACTGCGGTTCGCCTCGTGGCGCGGGGTCTTCGTCGCGCTCACCGTCATCGGCGTCGGGCTTGCCGCCGCCGCCGCGTGGCGGCTGCCGGAGACCCTGCCCCGCACCCGCCGCAGCCGGGGCGGGCTGGCGGCCACCGCCGCCACCATGCGGACGGTGCTGGCCGACCCCGGGTTCGTCGGCTACGCCCTCACCCAGGGGCTGGCGTTCGCCGGGCTGTTCGCGTACATCTCCGGGTCGTCGTTCGTGTTCCAGGAGGTCTTCGACGTCCCGGACGGAACCTACAGCCTGATCTTCGGGCTCAACGCGGTCGGGCTGATCGCGCTCGGCCAGCTCAACGCCCGGCTGCTGGACCGCTTTCCGCCCCGCACGCTGCTCACCGCGACGCTCGTCGCCGGGCTGCTGGCCGCCGCCGCCCTGATCGGCGCGGCGCTGATCGGCAGCCTGGTGCTCTTCGCCGTCGCGCTGTTCGGCTACGTGGCCACCATCGGCATGGTGATGCCGAACGGCACCGCGCTGGCCCTGGAGGCGCACGCCGGCCGGGCCGGTACCGCCGCCGCCCTGCTCGGCGCCTTCCAGTCGATGATCGGGGCACTGGCCGCGCCGCTGGTCGGGCTCGGCGGATCCGGCAATGCGCTGCCGATGGCGGTGGTGGTCTGCGGCTGCGCCGCGGCGTCCCTGCTGGGCGCGCTCACCCTGACCCGCCGCCGCGTCGCCACCTGA
- a CDS encoding MarR family transcriptional regulator, which produces MIDDPTVAAAAELADALGDLHRVLRRSVSGRLGRTPLPDAQAEVLRLVEREPGISVKEAADRLRTAPNTVSTLVGELAGAGLLERGRDPGNRRVVRLGLTALAHDRIAEYTAQRRELVVAALRRLDRPARDEIVRAAGHLRDLVDLIAVVAEPGGPAGGGSAGRDDPGGPPGPAGGVPD; this is translated from the coding sequence GTGATCGATGACCCGACCGTGGCGGCCGCCGCCGAACTGGCGGACGCCCTCGGTGACCTGCACCGCGTGCTGCGCCGGAGCGTGAGCGGCCGGCTCGGCCGCACCCCGCTGCCGGACGCCCAGGCGGAGGTGCTCCGGCTGGTCGAACGGGAGCCGGGGATCAGCGTGAAGGAGGCGGCCGACCGGTTGCGTACCGCGCCGAACACGGTGAGCACCCTGGTCGGTGAGCTGGCCGGGGCCGGGCTGCTGGAGCGCGGCCGCGATCCGGGCAACCGCCGGGTGGTCCGGCTCGGGCTGACCGCGCTCGCCCACGACCGGATCGCCGAGTACACGGCCCAGCGCCGGGAACTGGTCGTCGCCGCCCTGCGCCGGCTCGACCGGCCGGCCCGGGACGAGATCGTCCGCGCCGCCGGCCACCTGCGTGACCTCGTCGACCTGATCGCCGTGGTCGCCGAACCGGGCGGTCCGGCCGGCGGCGGGTCCGCAGGGCGGGACGATCCGGGCGGCCCGCCGGGGCCGGCCGGCGGCGTGCCAGACTGA
- the aroC gene encoding chorismate synthase, whose product MLRWLTAGESHGPALVAVLEGVPAGVEVTSAEIVRQLSRRRLGYGRGARMSFEQDEIEIIGGIRHGVTLGSPVAVRVGNSEWPKWRTVMAADPVDPAELASQSRNAPLTRPRPGHADLAGMQKYGHTDARPILERASARETAARVAVGTVARELIRQALGIEIVSHVVELGSVAAKPGLQPRPEDAERVDADPLRCLDPEASARMVAEVDAAKKDADTLGGIVEVLAYGVPPGLGSHVQWDRKLDARLAAALTSIQAIKGVEIGDAWLQARSRGSVAHDEIVPTATGVRRVTDRAGGLEGGITTGEPLRVRAAMKPISSLNRALGTVDVATGEPATAINQRSDVCAVPAAAVVAEAMVALVLAEAATEKFGGDSVVEIRRNLAGYLDHLVIR is encoded by the coding sequence GTGTTGCGCTGGTTGACCGCAGGTGAGTCCCATGGCCCGGCCCTGGTCGCGGTCCTGGAGGGCGTCCCGGCGGGGGTCGAGGTGACAAGTGCCGAGATCGTCCGCCAGCTCTCCCGGCGCCGGCTCGGCTACGGCCGGGGCGCCCGGATGAGCTTCGAGCAGGACGAGATCGAGATCATCGGCGGCATCCGGCACGGCGTGACGCTCGGCAGCCCGGTCGCGGTCCGGGTCGGCAACTCCGAGTGGCCGAAGTGGCGGACCGTGATGGCGGCCGACCCGGTCGACCCGGCGGAGCTGGCCAGCCAGTCCCGCAACGCGCCGCTCACCCGTCCCCGACCCGGCCACGCCGACCTGGCCGGCATGCAGAAGTACGGCCACACCGACGCCCGGCCGATCCTGGAGCGGGCCAGCGCCCGCGAGACCGCGGCCCGGGTCGCGGTCGGCACCGTGGCCCGCGAGCTGATCCGCCAGGCGCTCGGCATCGAGATCGTCTCGCACGTCGTCGAACTCGGGTCGGTCGCCGCCAAGCCCGGCCTGCAGCCCCGCCCCGAGGACGCGGAGCGGGTCGACGCCGACCCGCTGCGCTGCCTCGACCCGGAGGCCAGTGCCCGGATGGTGGCCGAGGTCGACGCCGCCAAGAAGGACGCCGACACCCTCGGCGGGATCGTCGAGGTGCTGGCCTACGGCGTGCCGCCGGGGCTCGGCAGCCACGTGCAGTGGGACCGCAAACTGGATGCCCGGCTGGCCGCCGCCCTCACCTCGATCCAGGCGATCAAGGGCGTGGAGATCGGCGACGCCTGGCTGCAGGCCCGCTCCCGGGGCTCGGTCGCGCACGACGAAATCGTGCCCACCGCCACCGGCGTCCGGCGGGTCACCGACCGGGCCGGCGGGCTGGAGGGCGGCATCACCACCGGCGAGCCGCTGCGGGTCCGGGCCGCGATGAAGCCGATCTCCTCGCTGAACCGGGCGCTGGGCACCGTCGACGTCGCCACCGGCGAGCCGGCCACCGCGATCAACCAGCGCTCCGACGTCTGCGCGGTGCCGGCCGCCGCGGTGGTCGCCGAGGCGATGGTGGCCCTGGTGCTGGCGGAGGCGGCGACCGAGAAGTTCGGCGGTGACTCGGTCGTCGAGATCCGCCGCAACCTCGCCGGTTACCTCGACCACCTGGTGATCCGGTGA
- a CDS encoding shikimate kinase produces MAGTEAGASAPVCVLVGAPGSGKTSTGQALAALLGVAFRDTDGDIEAQAGKPIPEIFVDDGEAHFRTLEAAAVAAALASFDGVLALGGGAILAESTRAALAGHTVVYLSVELPDAVRRVGLGAGRPLLAINPRATLKHLLDQRRPLYTQVATVTVVTDGRTPRQVAEEIAAVLKDR; encoded by the coding sequence CTGGCCGGGACGGAGGCCGGCGCGAGCGCGCCGGTCTGTGTGCTGGTCGGGGCGCCGGGCTCCGGTAAGACCAGCACCGGACAGGCCCTGGCCGCCCTGCTCGGGGTGGCCTTCCGGGACACCGACGGCGACATCGAGGCCCAGGCGGGAAAGCCGATCCCGGAGATCTTCGTCGACGACGGCGAGGCGCACTTCCGTACCCTGGAAGCGGCCGCCGTGGCGGCGGCGCTGGCCTCCTTCGACGGGGTGCTCGCCCTCGGGGGCGGAGCGATCCTCGCCGAGTCGACCCGGGCGGCGCTGGCCGGGCACACCGTGGTGTATCTGTCCGTCGAGTTGCCGGATGCGGTCCGCCGGGTCGGCCTCGGGGCCGGCCGGCCGTTGCTGGCGATAAACCCCCGGGCCACCCTCAAGCACCTGCTCGACCAGCGGCGCCCGCTCTACACGCAGGTCGCCACCGTGACGGTGGTGACCGACGGCCGGACCCCGCGGCAGGTCGCCGAGGAGATCGCGGCGGTCCTCAAGGACCGCTGA